From Streptomyces asiaticus, one genomic window encodes:
- a CDS encoding LacI family DNA-binding transcriptional regulator has translation MADVAEKAGVSRALVSIVFRDQPGASPQTRDRVLRVADEIGYRPDSAARLLARGRSRTLGVMFTVRQPFHADLVEAIYPEAERLGYDVLLSATAQGRGEAKAVEALLGHRCEAVILLGPDAQPADVDALGHRTVAVSVGRRVPHARVDSVHTAEGKGVRQAMEHLVELGHRGIVHIDGGRGPGSAERRRAYRAAMRRHGLEPELRVIPGEHTEQSGIDAGRLLLAERDHGRPLPTAVLAGNDRCAMGLLMTLAHAGVEVPRDLSVVGYDDSHLSHLMPIGLTTVRQDAVLMAEYAVRFAVERLENTVPEPREAVLDPKLTVRGTSGPPTGG, from the coding sequence ATGGCGGACGTCGCCGAGAAGGCGGGCGTGTCCCGGGCCCTGGTCTCGATCGTCTTCCGCGATCAGCCGGGGGCGAGCCCGCAGACCCGTGACCGGGTGCTGCGCGTCGCCGACGAGATCGGCTACCGGCCCGACAGCGCGGCCCGGCTGCTGGCCCGTGGCCGCAGCCGCACGCTCGGCGTGATGTTCACCGTGCGTCAGCCCTTCCACGCCGACCTCGTCGAGGCCATCTACCCCGAGGCCGAGCGGCTCGGCTATGACGTCCTGCTCTCCGCGACCGCTCAGGGGCGTGGCGAGGCCAAGGCCGTCGAGGCGCTGCTCGGCCACCGCTGCGAGGCGGTGATCCTGCTCGGCCCCGACGCCCAGCCCGCGGACGTCGACGCACTGGGACACCGCACGGTCGCCGTCTCCGTCGGCCGCCGGGTCCCCCACGCCCGCGTCGACAGCGTGCACACGGCCGAGGGCAAGGGCGTACGGCAGGCCATGGAGCACCTCGTCGAACTGGGCCACCGCGGGATCGTGCACATCGACGGCGGCCGCGGACCGGGCTCGGCCGAGCGCCGCCGCGCCTACCGGGCCGCGATGCGCCGCCATGGCCTGGAGCCGGAGCTACGGGTGATCCCGGGTGAGCACACCGAGCAGTCGGGCATCGACGCGGGACGGCTGCTGCTGGCCGAGCGCGATCACGGCCGGCCCCTGCCGACGGCGGTCCTCGCGGGCAACGACCGTTGCGCGATGGGGCTGTTGATGACCCTGGCGCACGCGGGTGTCGAGGTTCCGCGCGATCTGTCGGTCGTGGGCTACGACGACAGCCACCTCTCCCATCTGATGCCGATCGGCCTGACCACGGTCCGCCAGGACGCGGTGCTCATGGCCGAGTACGCGGTGCGGTTCGCCGTGGAGCGGCTGGAGAACACGGTGCCGGAACCGAGAGAGGCGGTGCTGGACCCCAAGCTGACGGTACGGGGCACCAGCGGACCGCCCACGGGTGGCTGA